One Streptomyces sp. SAI-135 DNA segment encodes these proteins:
- a CDS encoding terpene synthase family protein has translation MYHVYAWMFALDLLFVRTFKADRDLDGARAMVDRLPLFMPLDGSARAMPEPQNPIERSLADIWLRLAPTRTTAWKRDMLQAQMDYAEGQCWELECIRDRRIPDPSEYLVRRRGSYGGPVGICLAEHVAGAEVPVQVRRSRPFRALMDAWTDIQALHNDIRSYRREVEDEDETCNSVLVFARFLELTIDEAAASVSRGCVRPGCRSTSTWRPLSCRSSASSCGWAARAASRCPPC, from the coding sequence ATGTACCACGTGTACGCGTGGATGTTCGCCCTGGACCTGCTGTTCGTGCGGACTTTCAAGGCCGATCGCGATCTCGACGGCGCACGGGCCATGGTCGACCGGCTACCACTGTTCATGCCCCTGGACGGCTCCGCCCGGGCGATGCCCGAGCCGCAGAACCCCATCGAGAGGTCTCTCGCCGACATATGGCTGCGGCTGGCCCCGACCCGGACCACGGCGTGGAAACGCGACATGCTGCAAGCGCAGATGGACTACGCCGAAGGGCAGTGCTGGGAGCTGGAATGCATACGCGACAGGCGGATCCCCGATCCGAGCGAGTACCTGGTCCGCCGTCGCGGCTCGTACGGCGGTCCCGTCGGGATCTGCCTCGCCGAGCACGTGGCAGGTGCGGAGGTGCCGGTGCAGGTGCGCCGCTCTCGGCCGTTTCGGGCACTCATGGATGCCTGGACGGACATCCAGGCGCTCCACAACGACATCCGCTCGTATCGCCGCGAGGTCGAGGACGAGGACGAGACATGCAATTCCGTCCTCGTGTTCGCCAGGTTCCTGGAACTCACCATCGACGAGGCCGCGGCCTCGGTTTCGCGCGGCTGCGTACGGCCAGGCTGTCGGAGTACGAGCACCTGGAGACCACTCAGCTGCCGGAGCTCTGCGAGCAGCTGCGGCTGGGCAGCGAGGGCCGCGAGCAGGTGTCCTCCGTGTTGA
- a CDS encoding RluA family pseudouridine synthase, translated as MRRRTPAPPPPLPQRDGVDPVRVRLPPGDSWATVRDHLVARLAAGAEVIDGMLEAGHIVDATGRPVTRDSAYVPGMSVWFHREMPDEERVPFPIDVIYRDEHLVVADKPHFLATTPRGSHVAETALARLRRELAIPTLGAAHRLDRLTAGLVMFTVRPEERGAYQSLFRDRLVAKEYEAVAPYDPALALPRTVRSRIVKERGILAAREVEGEPNAVSRIELLEHRGELARYRLTPGTGQTHQLRVHMSALGVPILGDPLYPVVTAPVPPGDFRRPLQLLARVLTFTDPVTGREHRFVSPRVLRAWSSYEEWAAG; from the coding sequence ATGAGACGCCGTACTCCAGCCCCGCCCCCTCCCCTGCCCCAGCGCGACGGGGTCGATCCGGTGCGGGTGCGGCTGCCGCCCGGCGACTCCTGGGCGACCGTGCGAGACCATCTCGTGGCGCGGCTCGCGGCCGGGGCCGAGGTGATCGACGGGATGCTGGAGGCCGGCCACATCGTGGATGCCACCGGACGCCCGGTGACACGTGACTCGGCGTACGTGCCGGGCATGTCCGTGTGGTTCCACCGGGAGATGCCGGACGAGGAGCGGGTCCCGTTCCCCATCGACGTCATCTACCGGGACGAACACCTGGTGGTCGCCGACAAGCCGCACTTCCTCGCCACCACCCCGCGCGGCAGCCATGTCGCCGAGACGGCCCTGGCACGGCTGCGCCGGGAGCTGGCCATTCCCACGCTGGGCGCCGCGCACCGGCTGGACCGGCTGACAGCCGGCCTGGTGATGTTCACCGTGCGACCCGAGGAGCGTGGCGCCTATCAGTCGCTGTTCCGGGACAGGCTCGTGGCGAAGGAGTACGAAGCCGTGGCCCCGTACGACCCCGCGCTCGCCCTGCCCCGCACCGTGCGCAGTCGCATCGTCAAGGAGCGCGGCATCCTGGCGGCCCGGGAGGTCGAGGGCGAGCCCAACGCCGTCAGCCGGATCGAGTTGCTGGAACACCGTGGCGAGCTGGCCCGGTACCGGCTGACGCCGGGTACCGGGCAGACGCACCAGCTGAGGGTGCACATGAGCGCTCTGGGTGTCCCGATCCTCGGCGACCCCCTCTACCCGGTGGTCACCGCCCCCGTGCCACCCGGCGACTTCCGTCGTCCCCTCCAACTGCTCGCGCGCGTACTGACGTTCACGGATCCGGTCACGGGACGCGAGCACCGGTTCGTCAGCCCGCGGGTGCTGCGGGCCTGGTCGTCGTACGAGGAATGGGCGGCCGGGTAG
- a CDS encoding cytochrome P450 encodes MTPESFSPAGIDHPTATPPPGCPAHGVGPGGLRRLYGPGAENLEAVYEELRAEHGTVAPALVHDDVPIWVVLGHSENMHLVRTPSHFSRDTRLWGPMQDGTVKPDHPLMPHLAWQPLCCHAEGDEHLRLRGAVNGAISTIDHRGVRRHINRATQHLVNKFCERGSADLVSQFAERLPMMVMCEILGMPDEYNDRIVEAARDLPKGTETAIASNEYIMGVLMRLTARRRAEPEDDFTSHLINHPARLTDQEVSQHLRLVLIIAYESTANLLANVLRVVLTDPRFRAQLNGGQMTVPQAVEQSMWDEPPFSTILGYFAKQDAELGGQRIRKGDGLILGIAPGNVDPRVRPDTKAHMHGNRSHLAFSGGPHECPGQDIGRAIADVGVDALLTRLPDAELACDEDELEWEETISNRHLVALPVKFAPKPQQDVMARPAHPAPSQRRTDWQVSTPQREPEAPVATAPAPVPEQPVRLGALQRLLRWWRGE; translated from the coding sequence GTGACGCCTGAATCCTTTTCCCCGGCCGGTATTGATCACCCCACGGCCACGCCGCCGCCCGGCTGTCCCGCGCACGGCGTCGGCCCCGGTGGACTGCGTCGGTTGTACGGCCCCGGGGCGGAGAACCTGGAGGCCGTGTACGAGGAACTGCGTGCCGAGCACGGGACCGTGGCTCCCGCTCTGGTGCACGATGACGTGCCGATCTGGGTGGTGCTCGGTCACAGCGAGAACATGCACCTGGTGCGTACCCCCTCGCACTTCAGCCGTGACACCCGGTTGTGGGGCCCCATGCAGGACGGCACCGTCAAGCCGGATCACCCGCTCATGCCGCACCTTGCCTGGCAGCCGCTGTGCTGCCACGCCGAGGGCGACGAGCATCTGAGGCTCCGTGGCGCGGTCAACGGCGCCATCTCGACCATCGACCACCGTGGGGTCCGCCGCCACATCAACCGCGCGACCCAGCACCTCGTCAACAAGTTCTGTGAGCGGGGCAGCGCCGACCTGGTCAGCCAGTTCGCCGAGCGCCTGCCGATGATGGTGATGTGCGAGATCCTCGGCATGCCCGACGAGTACAACGACCGGATCGTCGAGGCCGCTCGCGACCTGCCCAAAGGTACCGAGACAGCCATCGCCAGCAACGAGTACATCATGGGCGTCCTGATGCGGCTGACGGCCCGCCGCCGGGCCGAACCCGAGGACGACTTCACCAGCCACCTCATCAATCACCCCGCCCGGCTCACCGATCAGGAGGTCAGCCAACACCTGCGGCTCGTCCTGATCATCGCGTACGAGAGCACCGCCAACCTGCTGGCCAACGTACTGAGGGTGGTGCTCACCGACCCGCGGTTCCGTGCCCAGTTGAACGGCGGGCAGATGACGGTGCCGCAAGCGGTGGAGCAGTCCATGTGGGACGAACCGCCGTTCAGCACCATCCTTGGATACTTCGCCAAGCAGGACGCCGAGTTGGGTGGTCAGCGTATTCGCAAGGGCGACGGCCTGATCCTGGGTATCGCTCCGGGCAACGTCGATCCGCGTGTCCGTCCCGACACCAAGGCCCACATGCACGGCAACCGTTCCCACCTCGCCTTCAGCGGAGGCCCCCACGAGTGCCCGGGCCAGGACATCGGCCGTGCCATCGCCGATGTCGGCGTCGACGCGCTGCTGACCCGGCTTCCCGACGCGGAACTCGCCTGCGACGAGGACGAGCTGGAGTGGGAGGAGACCATCTCCAACCGGCACCTGGTGGCCTTGCCGGTGAAGTTCGCGCCGAAGCCGCAGCAGGACGTCATGGCCCGCCCCGCCCACCCGGCCCCGTCCCAGCGCCGCACCGACTGGCAGGTCAGCACACCGCAGCGGGAGCCGGAGGCCCCGGTGGCCACCGCTCCGGCGCCGGTGCCCGAACAGCCTGTACGGCTTGGGGCGTTGCAGCGTCTGCTGCGCTGGTGGCGTGGCGAGTGA
- a CDS encoding ATP/GTP-binding protein, with translation MDFKGSDTIPGPRTEDHLPHTAQAAVKIVIVGGFGVGKTTMVGSVSEIKPLTTEETMTQAGIGVDDDYGSETKTATTVAMDFGRISITEQLVLYLFGTPGQERFWFLWNGLFEGALGAVVLVDTRRLEVSFDVMDRLEERGVPFVVAVNTFPDGPRHAIEDLRAALDLSEDIPIVECDARRRASSRDVLMTLMRFLHSLAVEKAPV, from the coding sequence ATGGACTTCAAAGGCTCTGACACCATCCCCGGTCCGCGCACCGAGGACCACCTGCCCCACACGGCCCAGGCGGCGGTGAAGATCGTCATCGTCGGCGGCTTCGGCGTCGGCAAGACGACCATGGTCGGCTCGGTCAGCGAGATCAAACCGCTGACCACCGAGGAGACCATGACCCAGGCCGGCATCGGGGTCGACGACGACTACGGCTCCGAGACCAAGACCGCCACCACCGTGGCCATGGACTTCGGCCGCATCAGCATCACCGAGCAACTGGTGCTGTACCTCTTCGGAACCCCCGGCCAGGAGCGCTTCTGGTTCCTGTGGAACGGCCTGTTCGAAGGCGCACTCGGTGCGGTGGTCCTGGTGGACACCCGACGCCTCGAAGTCAGCTTCGACGTCATGGACCGCCTGGAGGAACGGGGCGTTCCCTTCGTCGTCGCCGTCAACACCTTCCCGGACGGCCCCCGCCACGCGATCGAGGACCTGCGCGCCGCGCTCGACCTCAGCGAGGACATCCCCATCGTCGAGTGCGACGCCCGCCGACGGGCGTCCAGCCGGGACGTGCTGATGACCCTGATGCGGTTCCTGCACTCGCTGGCGGTGGAGAAGGCTCCTGTGTGA
- a CDS encoding DUF742 domain-containing protein, with protein sequence MTPPQRRRRFSKASPEPTPQPPQEGQGPPEGPKKNPERLYVITGPDGAERSELDLVTLIVAHADPPPSATPEQAALLRLCTAPLSVAELSAYLSLPFSVVTVLLTELLTAELVTARAPVIRQALADRSLLEAVMHGLQRL encoded by the coding sequence ATGACTCCTCCGCAACGCCGACGGCGATTCTCCAAGGCCAGCCCGGAACCGACCCCACAACCCCCGCAGGAGGGCCAGGGCCCACCCGAGGGACCGAAGAAGAACCCCGAGCGGCTCTACGTCATCACCGGCCCCGACGGAGCCGAGCGCTCGGAGCTCGACCTGGTCACCTTAATCGTGGCGCACGCCGACCCACCGCCCTCCGCCACGCCCGAGCAGGCGGCGCTGCTCCGGCTCTGCACGGCCCCCCTGTCCGTGGCCGAGCTGTCGGCCTATCTCAGCCTGCCGTTCAGCGTGGTGACCGTCCTGCTCACCGAGCTGCTGACGGCCGAACTGGTGACGGCGCGCGCCCCGGTGATCCGCCAGGCGCTCGCCGACCGTTCCCTCCTCGAAGCGGTGATGCATGGACTTCAAAGGCTCTGA
- a CDS encoding roadblock/LC7 domain-containing protein — translation MIQQRGNFDWMLQDLAKGVPGIQMIVVLSADGLRIARHGGDPDTADRVAAACAGLQSLAGAVAGEIPGSDGKMKMVLIEIHGGYFYLMAAGPNAYLAVLSDIITEPGHMSARMSDLVVRIGAHLTSPPRRNGQTV, via the coding sequence GTGATCCAGCAGCGAGGCAACTTCGACTGGATGCTCCAGGACCTCGCCAAAGGCGTACCGGGCATCCAGATGATCGTGGTGCTCTCCGCCGACGGCCTGCGCATCGCCCGTCACGGCGGTGATCCGGACACCGCCGACCGCGTCGCCGCGGCCTGCGCGGGCCTGCAGAGCCTGGCAGGCGCGGTCGCCGGGGAGATCCCCGGCAGCGACGGCAAGATGAAGATGGTCCTGATCGAGATCCACGGCGGCTACTTCTACCTGATGGCCGCGGGCCCCAACGCCTATCTCGCGGTGCTCTCCGACATCATCACCGAACCCGGCCACATGAGCGCCCGCATGAGCGATCTGGTCGTCCGCATCGGCGCGCACCTCACGAGTCCGCCCCGACGCAACGGGCAGACCGTATGA
- a CDS encoding ATP-binding protein, producing the protein MVSVQSPPGRRELPYARVLLLPAIVMAAATGASVALVQQPARAAVGWCGAIATLLVIAVAAEAVRRGRELREQRLEHIRDTAHLKQRIADNDQAMVRFAKEIAPTALDWLRRGSSPGEVIRRLGEYDPAWADLPEPQIRLLKTVLTIVDTEEIMRDAAQRSFVNIARRVQAIVHQQANELREMEEDHGRNPEVFDDLLRIDHGTALIGRLADSISVLGGGRPGRQWPEPVALYSVLRGAMSRILEYRRIDLSSIAKVNVKGTAVEPVIHAAAELLDNATRYSPPQSKVHVTATEVQTGVCIEIEDAGVSLSEEARLRAEGMLERAKAGVDFQDLGESPRLGLAVVGRLCQAYDMQVSLRASAYGGVRAILVVPSDMLTDEPGVGLAHGIGATAVPKAELGALPGPKRTIKKRRPTSPKFTTPVSMEDDVPEVTEWTANGLPQRRSRVKTSLTQRYAEQAEIERAEREGRPTIWSTARREPEPEPKPDDTPPGLWVQAFMDGLKRPTASTASQPTDEPARTEAEDEGNLK; encoded by the coding sequence ATGGTGAGTGTTCAATCCCCCCCAGGACGCCGTGAACTTCCCTATGCGCGCGTACTGTTGCTGCCCGCCATAGTCATGGCCGCGGCGACCGGGGCCAGCGTCGCGCTGGTGCAGCAGCCCGCCAGGGCCGCCGTCGGCTGGTGCGGTGCCATCGCCACGCTGCTGGTGATCGCAGTGGCCGCCGAAGCCGTCCGGCGCGGTCGCGAACTGCGTGAGCAGCGACTCGAGCACATCCGTGACACGGCTCATCTGAAGCAGCGCATCGCCGACAACGACCAGGCCATGGTCCGGTTCGCCAAGGAGATCGCGCCCACCGCACTGGACTGGCTCCGCCGCGGAAGTTCCCCCGGAGAGGTGATTCGCCGACTCGGTGAATACGACCCCGCGTGGGCTGACCTGCCCGAGCCGCAGATTCGGCTGCTGAAGACGGTGCTCACCATCGTCGACACCGAGGAGATCATGCGTGACGCCGCGCAGCGCTCCTTCGTGAACATCGCCCGCCGCGTCCAGGCCATCGTCCACCAGCAGGCCAACGAACTGCGGGAGATGGAGGAGGACCACGGCCGCAACCCCGAGGTCTTCGACGACCTCCTGCGCATCGACCACGGCACCGCGCTGATCGGCCGGCTCGCAGACTCCATCTCCGTGCTCGGCGGCGGCCGCCCCGGTCGGCAGTGGCCCGAACCCGTCGCGCTGTACAGCGTGCTGCGCGGCGCCATGTCCCGGATCCTGGAGTACCGGCGCATCGACCTCTCCTCGATCGCCAAGGTCAACGTCAAGGGCACCGCCGTCGAACCGGTCATCCATGCCGCGGCCGAACTCCTCGACAACGCCACGCGCTACTCCCCGCCGCAGAGCAAGGTGCACGTCACCGCCACCGAGGTGCAGACCGGCGTCTGCATCGAGATCGAGGACGCCGGCGTCAGCCTCAGCGAGGAGGCCCGCCTGCGGGCCGAGGGCATGCTGGAGCGGGCCAAGGCCGGCGTGGACTTCCAGGACCTCGGTGAGTCGCCGCGCCTCGGCCTCGCCGTCGTGGGCCGGCTCTGTCAGGCGTACGACATGCAGGTCTCGCTGCGTGCCTCCGCGTACGGCGGCGTCCGCGCCATCCTCGTCGTGCCCAGCGACATGCTCACCGACGAGCCCGGCGTCGGACTCGCCCACGGCATCGGCGCCACCGCCGTGCCCAAAGCCGAACTCGGCGCCCTGCCCGGCCCCAAGCGCACGATCAAGAAGCGGCGGCCCACCAGCCCCAAGTTCACGACACCGGTGTCCATGGAGGACGACGTCCCCGAGGTCACCGAGTGGACGGCCAACGGGCTGCCGCAGCGCCGCAGCCGGGTCAAGACCTCGCTCACCCAGCGCTACGCCGAGCAGGCCGAGATCGAACGAGCCGAACGCGAGGGCCGGCCGACGATCTGGTCGACGGCCCGCCGTGAACCCGAACCCGAGCCGAAGCCGGACGACACACCGCCGGGCCTGTGGGTCCAGGCGTTCATGGACGGCCTCAAGCGCCCCACCGCTTCCACAGCCAGTCAGCCGACCGACGAACCGGCCCGTACCGAGGCCGAAGACGAGGGGAACCTCAAGTGA
- a CDS encoding TetR/AcrR family transcriptional regulator, whose translation MGTTGGAESGRRVGRPRAARRPDSGLAPREELLVAAAELFTTLGYAATSTRAVAERAGMRQASMYHYVSGKEELLAELLESTVTPSLTYARELLADDTAPAEKRLWELCRADVEVLCGGPHNLGGLYLLPEVRAERFAGFHAVRAELKDAYRQLLAATTAGGTLAKSELELRTDLLFGLIEGVILVHRSDPERPVSVFAEATADAALRIAGI comes from the coding sequence ATGGGTACGACAGGTGGCGCGGAGTCCGGTCGGCGGGTCGGGCGGCCGCGGGCGGCGCGGCGGCCGGACAGTGGGCTCGCCCCCCGTGAGGAACTCCTCGTCGCCGCGGCCGAGTTGTTCACCACCCTGGGCTATGCGGCCACCAGCACCCGGGCCGTCGCCGAGCGGGCCGGTATGCGCCAGGCATCCATGTACCACTACGTCTCCGGCAAGGAGGAGCTCCTCGCCGAGCTCCTGGAGTCCACCGTCACGCCTTCACTGACGTACGCCCGTGAATTGCTCGCCGACGACACGGCACCGGCCGAGAAGCGGCTGTGGGAGCTGTGCCGCGCGGACGTCGAGGTGCTGTGCGGTGGGCCGCACAACCTCGGCGGGCTCTATCTGCTGCCCGAGGTGCGGGCCGAGCGGTTCGCGGGCTTTCATGCCGTGCGGGCCGAACTCAAGGATGCCTATCGGCAGTTGCTCGCCGCGACGACGGCCGGCGGCACCCTGGCCAAGAGCGAGCTGGAGCTCCGTACGGACCTGTTGTTCGGTCTGATCGAGGGCGTGATCCTCGTCCACCGTTCCGACCCCGAGCGCCCGGTCTCGGTGTTCGCGGAGGCCACCGCGGACGCTGCACTGCGCATCGCCGGAATCTGA
- a CDS encoding urea amidolyase associated protein UAAP1 yields the protein MATETTYGARDHARAQEGTRAEAMPVVPAGDWPDPPPAAGPLVWAETVAGGNYTHRVLARGTELRLTDLHGDACAHLLLYADGRPWERLNVADTVKVQWNAYLGEGQLLLSDQGRVLASVVADTSGRHDALCGTSTLVRNTERYGDGTAHSPSPAGRELFKLAAAKNGLEPRDLPPSLSFFQGVLIQEDGTLDFTGSAGPGGSVTLRAEQDVTVLIANVPHPADPRPEYVSTPLEVLAWHAEPTRPGDTLWDASPEGRRAFLNTAEFLASKGRA from the coding sequence ATGGCCACAGAGACCACGTACGGAGCCCGAGACCACGCCCGCGCCCAGGAGGGCACCCGCGCCGAGGCCATGCCCGTCGTGCCGGCCGGCGACTGGCCGGACCCACCCCCCGCGGCGGGCCCCCTGGTGTGGGCGGAGACCGTCGCGGGCGGCAACTACACCCACCGCGTCCTCGCCCGCGGCACCGAACTCCGCCTCACCGACCTCCACGGAGACGCCTGCGCCCACCTCCTGCTGTACGCGGACGGCCGCCCCTGGGAGCGCCTGAACGTCGCCGACACCGTCAAGGTCCAGTGGAACGCCTACCTCGGCGAGGGCCAGCTCCTCCTGTCCGACCAGGGCCGCGTCCTCGCGAGCGTCGTAGCCGACACCTCCGGCCGCCACGACGCCCTGTGCGGCACCTCCACCCTGGTCCGCAACACCGAGCGCTACGGCGACGGCACCGCCCACAGCCCCTCCCCCGCCGGCCGCGAGCTCTTCAAGCTGGCGGCCGCGAAGAACGGCCTCGAACCCCGCGATCTCCCGCCCTCCCTCTCCTTCTTCCAGGGCGTCCTGATCCAGGAGGACGGCACGCTCGACTTCACCGGCTCCGCGGGCCCCGGCGGCAGCGTCACCCTCCGCGCCGAGCAGGACGTGACCGTACTGATCGCGAACGTGCCCCATCCCGCGGACCCGCGCCCGGAATACGTCAGCACCCCCCTCGAAGTGCTCGCCTGGCATGCCGAGCCCACCCGCCCCGGCGACACCCTCTGGGACGCCTCCCCCGAAGGCCGCCGCGCCTTCCTCAACACCGCCGAATTCCTCGCCTCGAAGGGACGCGCATGA
- a CDS encoding urea amidolyase associated protein UAAP2, whose amino-acid sequence MKTVVPARAAWSCVVREGETLTVTDLRGNQAVDFLVYDAHDTAVRYSAPDTIQAQGGIFLTTGSVLMSNEHTALMTVTADDVGRHDTVGGACSKESNTLRYGHHTWSQHACVDNFLAEGAKHGLGKRDLVSNINWYMNVPVEKDGTLGIVDGISAPGLSLTLRAARDVLVLVSNCPQINNPCNGFDPTPVAMTIGTTETATGPTATTGPTATTGRTATATETPGADA is encoded by the coding sequence ATGAAGACCGTGGTTCCGGCACGCGCCGCCTGGTCCTGCGTCGTCCGCGAGGGCGAGACGCTCACCGTCACCGACCTGCGCGGCAACCAGGCCGTCGACTTCCTCGTCTACGACGCCCACGACACGGCGGTCCGGTACAGCGCCCCCGACACCATCCAGGCGCAGGGCGGGATCTTCCTCACCACGGGCAGTGTGCTGATGTCCAACGAGCACACCGCGCTCATGACGGTCACCGCCGACGACGTGGGCCGCCACGACACGGTCGGCGGCGCCTGCTCCAAGGAGTCGAACACCCTGCGCTACGGCCATCACACCTGGTCGCAGCACGCGTGTGTGGACAACTTCCTCGCCGAGGGCGCGAAACACGGACTCGGCAAGCGCGACCTCGTCTCCAACATCAACTGGTACATGAACGTCCCGGTCGAGAAGGACGGCACCCTCGGCATCGTCGACGGCATCTCCGCTCCCGGCCTCTCCCTCACCCTGCGCGCCGCACGCGACGTCCTCGTCCTCGTCTCCAACTGCCCCCAGATCAACAACCCCTGCAACGGCTTCGACCCGACTCCCGTCGCGATGACGATCGGGACCACGGAAACCGCGACCGGCCCCACGGCCACGACCGGCCCCACGGCCACGACCGGTCGCACGGCCACGGCCACAGAGACACCCGGAGCCGACGCATGA